The Mesorhizobium sp. AR02 genomic interval TGGATCTGGGAGACCGACGCCGAACTGCGCTTCTCCTGGCTTTCCCCCAGCTACCAGGCGGCCACCGGTATCGATCCGGCTGATGTACTTGGCCGGTTCCGCTTCGATTTCCTCAGCCAGGTCCTGAAAGGCAACCACAGCGCGGCAGCGCATCTGGAGGATCTGCAGGCGCACCGGCCCTTTCGCGACTTCGTCTACGAACTGAAGGGGGGCGGCGCCGACTGCCGCTGGGTGCTGACGTCAGGCTTTCCACGGTTTGACAGCGAAGGAAAATTTGCCGGCTATCGCGGCATGGGCCGCAACGTCACCGCGCTGGCCAGCGCCTTCGAGACCGTGGAGCAAAACCCGTTGTCGGGCAGCGAACCCGACCGGCATCTTGCCGATCTCGAACGGACGATGGACGCCATGCACATGGGCGTCGTGCTTCTCGATGCCAAGCTCGACACACTGATCGTCAACAAGGCGTATCGCGACCTGTCCAGGATTCCGGACGGTGCGGTGACCGTCGGCGCTCCGTTCAGTCAGTTGATGGAACTCAACCGCCGCAATGGCATTTATGGCGACATCGACGAACAGCAGTGGCAGCGCTACCTCGCCACCCGTATCGAGGAGATTCGCGCCGGCTCCGTCGCGCCACGTGAATTTGTCCATGCCAACGGCAGGACGATGATGTTCTCGGTGACGGCGCTGTCCGGGGGCAAGCGGTTATTGACCTACTATGAGGTCACCGAACTCAAGCGTCGCGATGCCGAGATCGAAAGCGCCAACGCCAAGATCGCCGAGACCTTCGTCAACCTACGCACCATGGTCGATGAGATGCCGATCGGCGTTCTCGTCCTCGATGCCGATATGCGTGCCGAAGTCATCAATCGCGCCTTCTATGACTTCTGGAGGATCGATCCGGGCCGAGCCGGGATCGGCTCGGCCTTCCGAGAATTGATGGAGGCCAGCCGCGCCATCGATCCCTACGGCGCCGATGAAATTGCCTGGCAACGTCACACCGCCGAGCGCGAAGCCGAAATCAGGGCCGGCGTCGCCGGTTCCAGGCAATTGCCGCACAATGACGGGCGCACGCTTGTCGCATCGCTGGCGCCGCTGCCCGGCGGCAAGCGGCTCATTTCCTATGTCGACGTCACCGACATGAAGGGCCGTGAGACCGAGGCACAGGACGCGCGCAAGCATCTCGCCAGCGTGCTGGAATCACTACCGGCCGGCGTCATCATCTACGACCGCGACGACAAGTTCGTCTTCGCCAACCACAAGCTGCAGGACTCGCTGCCGGCGCTGAAGCCCTTCTGGCAGCCCGGCCGGACCTTCCGCGAGGCGCTGGAATTCGGCCATTCGGTCGGCTATTTCCGCTCGAGCGGCGATGCCGGGATCGACAGGTTGTACGAGGCCGATTCCGAACGCTGGCTCGACAGCATGCTGGCGCGCTACCACCTGCCAAATTCTTCCTACGAGCGCCTCAATGCCGATGGACGCTGGTACCAGGTCTACGACATGCGCACCGATGACGGTACGTTCATCGGCGTGCGCGTCGACATCACAGACATCAAGAGTCGCGAGGCGGCGCTGCGCGACTCGATGCGCCAGATCGATCTGTTCCGGCACGTCATGGACGAGTTGCCGGTGGCCGCCTTCATCAAGGCGCAGGATCTGAGCATCGAATTCGTCAACAAGGCCTGGTGCGCGATCACAGGCCTCGCCAAGGAAGACGTCATCGGCCGCACCGACCGCCAGCTGTTCGGCGCCGAGGAGGCGGAAGGCTACAGCCATGACGACACCGATGTCGTGGTGACCGGCGCTGTGCGCGAGGTCGAGGAGCCCGTTACCCATCGTGACGGCACGGTGCGGCAGTTGATGACACGCAAGAGCCGGCTGGTGGCGATCGACGGATCGGTGCATCTGGTTGGTTCCAGCACCGACATCACCGACGTCAAGGCGCGCGAGCGGGCTCTGGAAGAGAGCATGCGCGAGAACGAGGTGTTCCGCAGCCTGATCGACAATGTGCCGGTGTCGATCTACGCCAAGCGCTCCGATCTCAGGCAGTTCTATGTCAACAAGGGCTGGTGCGATCTGACCGGTCTCAGCAGGGAAGATGCAATCGGCAAGACCGACATCGAGATTTTCGGGGAGGACGGCGAGGCTTTCGTGGCCGGCGATCTGGCCGTGCTGCGCACCGGCGACACCCAGGAGATCGAGGAGACGGTGCGGCTTGCCGACGGCAGCATCAGGCATCAGTTCGCGCGCAAGGGCGCGATGATCGCGTCGGACGGTTCGCTCTACCTGATCGGATCGACCACCGATATCACCGAACTGAAGATGCGCGAGGCCGAACTCAGCGAGGCGCGCCAGCGCGCCGTGCTCGCCGACCGCGCCAAGTCGGAATTCCTCGCCAATATGAGCCATGAGATCCGCACGCCGATGAACGGTGTGCTGGGCATGGCGGAACTCCTGGCCAAATCCAATCTCGATCCGAAGCAGAAGACGTTCACCGACATCATCGTCAAATCGGGCAACGCGCTCCTGACCATCATCAACGACATCCTGGATTTCTCCAAGATCGATGCTGGCCAGTTGGTGCTCGATCCGGCGCCCTTCAACCTTGCCGAGGCGATCGAGGACGTGGCGACGCTGGTGTCGACACGCGCCAAGGAAAAGGACCTCGAGCTCATCGTGCGCATCGAGCCGAGGCTCGAAAGCCTGTTCATCGGCGATGTCGGCCGCATCAGGCAGATCGTCACCAACCTCGTCGGCAATGCGGTGAAATTCACCGATGAGGGCCATGTGCTGGTCGACGTGACCGGCGAGAGGGTCCCGACCGGAACCAGGCTGACGATCTCGGTCACCGACACCGGCATAGGCATCCCCGAGGAAAAACTGAAACTGGTGTTCGAAAAATTCAGCCAGGTCGACACCTCCTCGACAAGGCGGCACGAAGGCACCGGGCTTGGCCTTGCCATCACCTCACGGCTGGTCGAGCTGATGGGTGGCACCATCGGTGTCGAGAGCGCCGAGGGCAAGGGCTCGACCTTCTGGTTCACCGTGACACTACCCAGGGCCGGTCAGCAGAACGGGCAGCGCATCATGCCGGTGGACGTGACGGGCGCACGCGTGCTGATCGTCGACGACAATGCCGTCAACCGGGCCATCCTGACCGAGCAGATGACGTCGTGGACGTTCGATTCCTGCGCGGCCGAAAGCGGCGCCGAGGGCTTGAAGGTGCTGATCGCCGCCGCCGCCTATGGCGTGCCTGTGGATTGCGTCGTGCTCGACTACCAGATGCCCGAGATGAGTGGCGCCGAAATGGCGCGCATCGTGCGCAATACCGAAGGCCTCGCCGACACGCCGATCATCATGCTGACCTCGGTCGACCAGTCGCTCGCCAACACCAGCTACCGCGATCTCGGCATCGATGCCCAGCTGATCAAGCCGGCGCGCTCCTCTGTGCTCCTGGAAACGCTGGTCGCGACCATCCAGCGCCATCGCCACGCCACGGACGGCTACGCCGCGCAGCCATCCGCAGGCGAGGCGCTCGATGCTCCTCAGCGGCCGCCGTTGGCGCTGTCCGAACAACGGGCGCAATTGCAGCCGCCGCCGATTCGTCCCAGGCTTCCCGCCACTGGCGATGGCGGACACAGGCTGGACATCCTCGTGGCCGAGGACAATGAGGTGAACCAGATGGTCTTCACCCAGATCCTCGGTGAGACCGGCTACGGCTTCGAGATCGTCGGCAATGGCCGCAAGGCGCTCGACGCCTTCGGCAAGCTCAATCCGTGCATGATCCTGATGGATGTCTCGATGCCGGAGATGAGCGGGCTCGAGGCGACCGCCGCGATCCGCCGACTGGAGCAGGAAACCGGCACGCATGTGCCGATCGTCGGCGTCACCGCGCATGCGCTCAAGGGCGACCGCGAACGCTGCCTGGAGGCGGGCATGGACGACTATCTGCCCAAGCCGATCAGCCCCAGAGCCCTGCTGGAGAAAGTCGAGCGCTGGATCGGCGCCGGCCGCCAGGTCCAGCGCAACGCGGGATAGCATCGCGCCGCCGGGTTCGAGGTATCCGGAGAGGCAAGCCGAGGGAATCAATCGCGGATTTGCTGCTACCCCTGCGTGCAATGACTATGGTGCGATCGCACCATATCAAAGGCGGTGCCGAGCCGGGACAATGGCAAAATCGAATTCCGCCCTTGCAGTTACGGGCGGGAGCAGCGACCGCCGGCAAGAGACAGCGTCAACCTACCCCAACGGACCTGTTTTTGGCGATGGCCCGGCCATGACACGCTCTGGCCTTGAGCAACGCGCTCCCGTCCGGATTTTCTTCAGTTGGGAAAGCCCCGTCGAATCCGGCGGCGGCTCCAGCCGATGAATGGCCCAAGTCACTGATTCCGGGGGCAAACTCGGATCAGGCCACGACCACCCAACGCCACCGCCTTTTCCAGTGCCGGCAACGCGTTACCGGGCTGACACGAAACTGTCATGCGACTGTTATAATCGAAGGCTATTGGCCTCAGCGGGCGCTGGTTAGGAATGGCGCCGAGAGACCATCTTCCGAACAGGAGCAGGCCACATGAGACATTTCATCCGCTCGGCGGCCGTTGCGATCGCAATGGCTACAGCGTCTACCTTCACCCTTTCCGCAGCAATGGCAGCTGACCTTTCCGGCGCCGGCTCGACCTTCATCTATCCGGTGTTCGCCAAGTGGGCCGACACCTACAAGAAGGATACCGGCATCGGCCTCAACTACCAGTCGATCGGTTCCGGCGGCGGCATCAAGCAGGTCATCGCCAAGACCGTGACTTTCGGCGCCACCGACAAGCCGATGTCCGATGCCGATCTGGAAAAGAACGGCCTCGTGCAGTTCCCGATGGTGATGGGCGGCATCGTGCCGATCGTCAACCTCACTGGCGTCAAGCCGGGCGAACTCGTCCTCGACGGCAAGACGCTCGCCCAGATCTATCTCGGCGCCATCACCACCTGGGACGATGCCGCGATCAAGGCGCTGAACCCCACCCTCACCCTGCCGTCGACCGCGATCGCCGTCGTGCATCGTTCGGATGGCTCGGGCACCACCTTCAACTTCACCAACTATCTGGTGAAGCTCTCGCCCGACTGGAAGGACAAGGTTGGTTCGGACACCGCCGTCGAATGGCCGACGGGCGTCGGCGCCAAGGGCAGCGAAGGCGTTGCCAACACCGTCAAGCAGACGGATGGCGGTATCGGCTACGTCGAATACGCCTATGCCAAGCAGAACAACCTGTCCTACTCCAAGATGCTGAATGCAGCCGGCAAGGTCGTCGAGCCGTCGCTCGAATCCTTCGGCGCTGCCGCTTCGAATGCCGACTTCAAGACTGCCAAGAACTTCAACGTCATCATCACCAACGAGCCCGGCGACACCACCTGGCCGATCGCGGCTTCCACCTGGGTTCTGATCCACAAGGCTCCGGATGATGCCGCTGCCACCGGCGAAGCCCTGAAGTTCTTTGCCTGGGCCTACAAGGACGGCAAGGAAACCGCCAAGGCGCTCGACTATGTCTCGATCCCCGACAGCGTCGTCGACCTGATCAAGGCTTCGTGGAAGGCCGACATCCAGGCCGACGGCAAGCCCGTCTACGCCGGCGAGTAATATCCCTTGAAGGAGCGCCGCGCCCGCGGCGCTCCTTTTCCTTCAATTCGAAAGAGCCGAGCTTGACATGAGCGCTGTCCAGGAAGCCTTGCCAGCCGTCAGAAGTTCGCGCGATGCCACCGTTCGACGGTTCGCGCTGACCGACTCGATCTTCCACGGAATGACCCGCGCTGCCGCAATCTTGGTGCTGGTCCTGCTCGGCGGCGTCGCGGTCTCGCTGTTTGCCGGTTCCTGGCAAGCCCTGTCGACCTTCGGCTTTTCCTTCCTGACCAGCGAAAGCTGGAACCCGGTGACCGAGAAGTTCGGTGCCCTGGCGCCCATCTACGGCACCATCATCACCTCGGCCATCGCCATCCTGATCGCCGTGCCGCTCGGCATCGGCATCGCCATCTTCCTCACCGAGCTTTGCCCGCGCCCGCTGCGGCGCCCGATCGGCATGGCGGTTGAATTGCTGGCCGGCATCCCTTCGATCATTTACGGCATCTGGGGCCTGTTCGTCCTGGCACCGTTCCTGCAAACGACCGTGCAGCCCTTCATCATCAACGTGTTCCATGGCGTTCCCGGTCTCAACAGCCTGTTTGCCGGCCCGCCCTATGGCATCGGCCTGCTGACCTCGTCGATGATCCTGGCCATCATGGTGCTGCCCTTTATCACCTCGATCACCAAGGACGTCTTCGACACGGTGCCTCCCGTACTGAAGGAATCGGCCTACGGCATTGGTTGCACGACCTGGGAAGTGACCCGCCGCGTCGTCATTCCCTACACCCGGATCGGCATCATGGGCGGCGTCATGCTCGGCCTCGGCCGCGCTCTCGGCGAAACCATGGCGGTGACCTTTGTCATCGGCAACGCGCACCGCATCTCGACCTCGCTGTTCGCGCCGGCAACGACGATCTCCGCGACCATCGCCAACGAATTCACCGAAGCGGTCGGCGATCTCTACACCTCCTCGCTGGTGGCGCTCGGCCTGATCCTGTTCGTCATCACTTTCCTGATCCTTGCCATCGCACGCTACATGCTGATGCGCATCGACGCCCGCACGGGAGCCTGACCGATGTCGACAGCCACGTCGCTTCACCAGAGCCGCAAGCGCAAGAATGGCGTGATGATGACGCTGTGCGTCGTCGCCGCGGGCATCGGCCTTGCCTGGCTGGCGCTCATCCTCGGCGCGCTGCTCTACAAGGGCCTCGCCGGTGTCTCTCTCTCGGTCTTCACGGAAATGACGCCGCCACCCGGCGATGCCGGCGGCCTGCTCAATGCCATTTACGGCAGCATCGTGATGACCATCATCGGCATCATCGTCGGTACGCCGATCGGTGTGCTGGCCGGCACCTACATGGCTGAATACGGGCGCTTCTCGAAGCTCACCACTGTTGTGCGTTTCATCAACGACATCCTTCTGTCGGCGCCGTCGATCATCATCGGCCTGTTCGTCTATGAGCTGATGGTGCGGCCGATGGGGCATTTCTCGGCGATCGCCGGCGCTGTCGCGCTCGCCATCCTGGTCATCCCGGTCGTCGTGCGCACCACCGAGGACATGCTCAACCTGGTGCCCAACGCCTTGCGCGAAGCCGGCACCGCGATCGGCGCGCCGCGCTGGGTGGTCATCAAGTCGGTCGCCTACCGCGCCGCACTGTCCGGCATCGTCACCGGTATATTGCTGGCCATCGCCCGCATCTCTGGCGAGACGGCACCGCTTCTTTTCACGGCGCTGAACAACCAGTTCTGGTCGAGCAATCTCAACGCGCCGATGGCCAGCCTGCCTGTCACCATCTTCCAGTTCGCTCTCAGCCCCTACGAGGAATGGCAGCAACTGGCCTGGACCGGCGCACTCATAATCACATTGACGGTTCTCGCGCTCAGCATCTTTGCGCGCAGCCTGACCGGACGCAGAGAGGACAAATGAGCCAGATGTTGTCTCCAGACATGACGATCGCCGCCGAGGCGGTGGCCAAGGCCAAGATCGAGGTCAAGAACCTCAACTTCTACTATGGCCAGTCGAAGGCGCTGAAGGATATCACGCTGTCGCTGCCCGAGCGCAGCGTCACCGCCTTCATTGGCCCGTCGGGCTGCGGAAAGTCGACGCTGCTGCGCGTCTTCAACCGCATCTACGAGCTTTATCCCAAGCAGACCGCCGAGGGCCAGGTGCTGCTCGACGGCCAGAACGTTCTCGACCGCTCGCAGGATCTCAACCTGCTGCGCACCAAGATCGGCATGGTGTTCCAGAAGCCGACGCCGTTCCCGATGTCGATCTATGAGAACATCGCTTTCGGCGTCAGGCTCTATGAGAAGATCAGCAAGGCCGAGATGGACGGCCGTGTCGAGCAGGCGCTGAAGCGCGCAGCACTGTGGACCGAGGTCAAGGACAAGCTCAATGCCAGCGGCCTCAGCCTGTCTGGCGGCCAGCAGCAGCGGCTTTGCATCGCCCGCACGGTGGCGGTGAAGCCGGAGGTCATTCTGCTCGACGAGCCGGCCTCGGCGCTCGACCCGCTGTCGACCGCCAAGATCGAGGAGCTGATCGACGAATTGCAGGCCGACTACACGATCGTCATCGTCACCCACAACATGCAGCAGGCGGCGCGTGTCTCGAAGCAGACCGCTTTCATGTATCTGGGCGAACTGGTCGAGTTCGACAAAACCGAGAAGATCTTCACGTCGCCTCGCGAGAAGCGCACGCAAGACTACATCACCGGCCGCTTCGGCTGATCGCACGCATACGAGGACCAGGATCATGGCCGAACACACAGTTGCAGCCTTCGACGAGGATCTCGGACAGATCAGCAGGCTGATCAGTGACATGGGCGATCTCGCCGGCTCGATGGTCGGTGGCGCCACCAAGGCGCTGCTGAATTCCGACAACGCTCTCGCTCAGCGCGTGGTTTCCGACGATGCCATCATGGACGCGCGTCAGCGCGAGCTCGACGACCGCGCCATCACGCTGATCGCCAAGCGCCAGCCGATGGCCGATGATCTGCGCCATGTCGTCGGGTCGATCCGCATGGCCGGCGACCTCGAGCGCATTGGCGACCTTGCCAAGAACATCGCCAAGCGCGTCGGCACCGTCGGCCTCAGCGCCACGCCGCGCGACCTGTCGCATTCCATCGACGCCATGGCACAGCTGGTGCTGATCCAGGTGCAGGGCGTGATCGAAGAGTATGCGGCGCGCGATGCCGCGGCACTGGCGAAGCTGCGCGCCGACGACGAACGCATCGACGTCAAATACACCTCCGTCTTCCGCGAACTGCTGACCTACATGATGGAGGATCCGCGCAACATCACGGCTTGCACGCATCTGTTGTTCTGCGCCAAGAATCTCGAACGCATCGGCGACCACGTGACCAACATTGCCGAAAACGCCTACTATGTCCTGACCGGCACGCAGTTGCCCGCCAATCGTCCCAAGCAGGACGAGACGGCGATGTCGGCGCCCGCGGCCTGACGCAAGAGGTGACCAATCGATGATCGCGCCACGCATTATGGTGGTGGAGGATGAGGAGCCGCTGGGGGTGCTGCTCCGTTACAATCTTGAATCCGAAGGCTACCAGGTGGAGGTGGTGCCGCGCGGCGACGAGGCTGAAATCCGCCTGCAGGAGAACGTGCCCGACCTTCTGGTGCTCGACTGGATGGTGCCGGCGGTGTCCGGCATCGAACTCTGTCGGCGCCTGCGGATGCGGCCCGAGACCGAGCGGCTGCCGATCATCATGCTGACCGCGCGGGGCGAAGAAAGCGACCGCGTACGTGGGCTCTCGACCGGCGCCGACGACTATCTGGTCAAGCCGTTCTCGACGCCGGAATTCATGGCTCGCGTCAAGGCGCTGCTGCGCCGCGCCAAGCCGGAAGTTCTGTCCAGCGTGCTCAAGGTCGGCGACATCGTGCTCGACCGTGAATCGCACCGGGTTTATCGCAAGAAGAGCGAGATCCGGCTCGGGCCGACCGAGTTCCGCCTGCTCGAATTCATGATGCGTCATCCCGGCCGCGTGTTCTCGCGCAGCCAGCTGCTCGACAATGTCTGGGGCGAGACGATCTATATCGACGAGCGCACCGTCGACGTGCATGTCGGCCGGCTGCGCAAGGCGGTCAACAATGGCCGCATGCCGGACGTGATTAGAACCATTCGGGGCGCCGGCTACGCGATCAGGGAAGATTAGAGCCTTGGCGCGGAAGCGTTGATAGGTTGAATGTCTCCACTCCCGGGTCACACGCATTGATGATTGGCTGAGACGCTCATGACCTCGTCATCCTATGGCGGAGCAAGGAGCGAAGCGACGCCACCATTCCTCAGAGTTGATGACGAAGCTGAGAGGCTTCTGCCAATCTCCAAAGTCGGCGATGGTCTACGGCATCAATGACGGACGTCAGCTCAGGCTACGTTCTTTCCAACGCCTGACTTACCCTGCACCCCCGGCGCGAAAATTTCCTGGTCGACGAAGGTCAGTGCGCGCATGGCGCAGCCTTCGCGGATCAGCGGCAGTTCGTTCGGCTCGGTGTCGAAGGAAATCGATTTCGAGTGCTGGCCGCCTGCGGTCTGGGCGATCGCCTCGCGCAGTGCCGGCTCGATCAGGTCGAAGGCGGCGGCGCTGACGCCGACCATGGCGACGGGTGCGGGATCGATCAGCGCGAACAGGCTGCCGAGGCCATAACCGAGTGCCTCGCCGGCCCTGCGGTAGGCTTCGCGCTCGGGGCCGTCCCGTTCCCGCGCCGTCGCGGCGAGCGCCCGCATCTGCGCGTCGCTGACATCGGCGACCGGCTCGGTGTCCTCGCTGAGCTGCCTGGCGTTGCGCCAGATGGCGTAGTTGCCGGCATAGGCCTCGACGCAGCCGCGGCGTCCGCAGCGGCAGAGCGCGCCGCCCGGCCGATGGATCATGTGGCCGAACTCGCCACCAGAGGAATGGGTGCCGGTAAACAGCTCGCCCTTCAGCACCAGGCCCATGCCGATGCCGTGCGACAGAAGGATGGCGATGAAGTCGTCGCGGTAGCGCTCCGGATCGCGCCAGCGCAGCGCCACCGCCATCATGTTGCAGTCGTTTTCCATGGTGGCGGGGATGCCGAACTCGGCCTCGAGTATGTCGGCGAAGGCGATGTCGGTCTGCGGTGTGATCGGCGACCACAGCATCGAGCGGGCCTCGGTGTCGGTGATGCCCTGGATCGCCAGCGCGATGCGGGCGACGCTGCGCACGTCGATATCGGGATCCTCGAGGCGCCGTCGTACGATGGCGACGCATTCACCGATCAGCGCCTCGCGCGACATGGTCAGCGTGTCCAGCCGGCGCTGTTCTTCCGATACCACCTGGCCGGCATAGTCGATGACGGCGACGGAGAGGAAATTCAGCGACAGCACCACGGTCATGACAGCCGCGGCCTCCGGATTGAGGCCGAGGCCAACCTGTGGCCTGCCGCGTTTCAGCGCGCCGGCTTCGCTCGGCTTGCCTTCGGCCAGGATGCCTTCGCCGATCAGGTCGGAAGAGATCGCCGATATGGTCGAATGGCTGAGGCCGGTGGTCGCGGCAATCTCGGTGCGCGAGGGCCGACCGGCCCGGCGCACGGCCGCAATCACCATCGCGCGGTTGCGCCGGCGCAGATCGTCGTGGCGGATTCCGACCGACATGTTTCCCACATCCTCCCGGTCGCCGCGGTTCTTCCTGCCCCTCGAACGCTGCCGACGACACGCCCAAATAGTGGCAGAAGCGGCCCGTCCTGTCATTTATTTATTCCGGGGCTCGAAAAAAATTCGCAGGGACATCAAAATCCATCAGAATCGTTGTTGACAGCGTTCCGGTGTTGGCTCAGTGTTTTTTCGAGGCTCGAAAAAATAGAGCCTCTGTGCCGGCCTTAGGGCCAGTTTGGTCGCGCCATACGCGGCGCAGGGAGGATATCATGAAGAGATTCACGGCCGCCATCCTGGCGGGTGTCGCCATGTCGCTGACGCTTGCGTCGGTCGCGCAGGCGAAGGACAAGGTCATCGGTGTTTCGTGGTCCAACTTCCAGGAAGAGCGCTGGAAGACCGACGAAGCCGCCATGAAGAAGGCGATCGAGGCCGCCGGCGACAAGTACATCTCCGCCGATGCGCAGTCCAATCCCGGCAAGCAGCTTACCGATGTCGAAAGCCTGATCTCGCAGGGCGCCAATTCGCTGATCATCCTGGCGCAGGACGCCTCGGCCATCGGTCCGGCCGTGCAGAAGGCGCTGGACGAAGGCATTCCGGTCGTCGGCTATGACCGCCTGATCGAGAACAAGGACGTCTTCTACCTGACCTTCGACAACAAGGAAGTCGGCCGCCTGCAGGCCAGTGCGGTGTTCAAGGCCAAGCCGGAAGGCAATTATGTCTTCATCAAGGGCTCGGGCTCCGATCCGAATGCCGACTTCCTGTTCTCGGGCTCGATGGAAGTGCTCAAGGCGGCCATCGACAGCGGCAAGATCAAGAATGTTGGTGAGGCCTATACGGACGGCTGGCTACCTGCCAACGCCCAGAAGAACATGGAGCAGTTCCTGACCGCCAATGACAACAAGGTCGACGCTGTGGTCGCCGCCAATGACGGCACCGCCGGCGGCGTCGTCGCGGCGCTGACGGCACAAGGTCTCGCCGGCACCGTGCCGGTCTCGGGCCAGGACGGCGACCATGCCGCGCTGAACCGCATCGCGCTCGGCACCCAGACCGTGTCGGTGTGGAAGGATGCGCG includes:
- a CDS encoding PAS domain-containing protein; amino-acid sequence: MAEADEAIGARGKRGPGKAVHRGDALPHADMDSTDALRQLVEAGSDWIWETDAELRFSWLSPSYQAATGIDPADVLGRFRFDFLSQVLKGNHSAAAHLEDLQAHRPFRDFVYELKGGGADCRWVLTSGFPRFDSEGKFAGYRGMGRNVTALASAFETVEQNPLSGSEPDRHLADLERTMDAMHMGVVLLDAKLDTLIVNKAYRDLSRIPDGAVTVGAPFSQLMELNRRNGIYGDIDEQQWQRYLATRIEEIRAGSVAPREFVHANGRTMMFSVTALSGGKRLLTYYEVTELKRRDAEIESANAKIAETFVNLRTMVDEMPIGVLVLDADMRAEVINRAFYDFWRIDPGRAGIGSAFRELMEASRAIDPYGADEIAWQRHTAEREAEIRAGVAGSRQLPHNDGRTLVASLAPLPGGKRLISYVDVTDMKGRETEAQDARKHLASVLESLPAGVIIYDRDDKFVFANHKLQDSLPALKPFWQPGRTFREALEFGHSVGYFRSSGDAGIDRLYEADSERWLDSMLARYHLPNSSYERLNADGRWYQVYDMRTDDGTFIGVRVDITDIKSREAALRDSMRQIDLFRHVMDELPVAAFIKAQDLSIEFVNKAWCAITGLAKEDVIGRTDRQLFGAEEAEGYSHDDTDVVVTGAVREVEEPVTHRDGTVRQLMTRKSRLVAIDGSVHLVGSSTDITDVKARERALEESMRENEVFRSLIDNVPVSIYAKRSDLRQFYVNKGWCDLTGLSREDAIGKTDIEIFGEDGEAFVAGDLAVLRTGDTQEIEETVRLADGSIRHQFARKGAMIASDGSLYLIGSTTDITELKMREAELSEARQRAVLADRAKSEFLANMSHEIRTPMNGVLGMAELLAKSNLDPKQKTFTDIIVKSGNALLTIINDILDFSKIDAGQLVLDPAPFNLAEAIEDVATLVSTRAKEKDLELIVRIEPRLESLFIGDVGRIRQIVTNLVGNAVKFTDEGHVLVDVTGERVPTGTRLTISVTDTGIGIPEEKLKLVFEKFSQVDTSSTRRHEGTGLGLAITSRLVELMGGTIGVESAEGKGSTFWFTVTLPRAGQQNGQRIMPVDVTGARVLIVDDNAVNRAILTEQMTSWTFDSCAAESGAEGLKVLIAAAAYGVPVDCVVLDYQMPEMSGAEMARIVRNTEGLADTPIIMLTSVDQSLANTSYRDLGIDAQLIKPARSSVLLETLVATIQRHRHATDGYAAQPSAGEALDAPQRPPLALSEQRAQLQPPPIRPRLPATGDGGHRLDILVAEDNEVNQMVFTQILGETGYGFEIVGNGRKALDAFGKLNPCMILMDVSMPEMSGLEATAAIRRLEQETGTHVPIVGVTAHALKGDRERCLEAGMDDYLPKPISPRALLEKVERWIGAGRQVQRNAG
- the pstS gene encoding phosphate ABC transporter substrate-binding protein PstS, with protein sequence MRHFIRSAAVAIAMATASTFTLSAAMAADLSGAGSTFIYPVFAKWADTYKKDTGIGLNYQSIGSGGGIKQVIAKTVTFGATDKPMSDADLEKNGLVQFPMVMGGIVPIVNLTGVKPGELVLDGKTLAQIYLGAITTWDDAAIKALNPTLTLPSTAIAVVHRSDGSGTTFNFTNYLVKLSPDWKDKVGSDTAVEWPTGVGAKGSEGVANTVKQTDGGIGYVEYAYAKQNNLSYSKMLNAAGKVVEPSLESFGAAASNADFKTAKNFNVIITNEPGDTTWPIAASTWVLIHKAPDDAAATGEALKFFAWAYKDGKETAKALDYVSIPDSVVDLIKASWKADIQADGKPVYAGE
- the pstC gene encoding phosphate ABC transporter permease subunit PstC, which translates into the protein MSAVQEALPAVRSSRDATVRRFALTDSIFHGMTRAAAILVLVLLGGVAVSLFAGSWQALSTFGFSFLTSESWNPVTEKFGALAPIYGTIITSAIAILIAVPLGIGIAIFLTELCPRPLRRPIGMAVELLAGIPSIIYGIWGLFVLAPFLQTTVQPFIINVFHGVPGLNSLFAGPPYGIGLLTSSMILAIMVLPFITSITKDVFDTVPPVLKESAYGIGCTTWEVTRRVVIPYTRIGIMGGVMLGLGRALGETMAVTFVIGNAHRISTSLFAPATTISATIANEFTEAVGDLYTSSLVALGLILFVITFLILAIARYMLMRIDARTGA
- the pstA gene encoding phosphate ABC transporter permease PstA produces the protein MSTATSLHQSRKRKNGVMMTLCVVAAGIGLAWLALILGALLYKGLAGVSLSVFTEMTPPPGDAGGLLNAIYGSIVMTIIGIIVGTPIGVLAGTYMAEYGRFSKLTTVVRFINDILLSAPSIIIGLFVYELMVRPMGHFSAIAGAVALAILVIPVVVRTTEDMLNLVPNALREAGTAIGAPRWVVIKSVAYRAALSGIVTGILLAIARISGETAPLLFTALNNQFWSSNLNAPMASLPVTIFQFALSPYEEWQQLAWTGALIITLTVLALSIFARSLTGRREDK
- the pstB gene encoding phosphate ABC transporter ATP-binding protein PstB codes for the protein MSQMLSPDMTIAAEAVAKAKIEVKNLNFYYGQSKALKDITLSLPERSVTAFIGPSGCGKSTLLRVFNRIYELYPKQTAEGQVLLDGQNVLDRSQDLNLLRTKIGMVFQKPTPFPMSIYENIAFGVRLYEKISKAEMDGRVEQALKRAALWTEVKDKLNASGLSLSGGQQQRLCIARTVAVKPEVILLDEPASALDPLSTAKIEELIDELQADYTIVIVTHNMQQAARVSKQTAFMYLGELVEFDKTEKIFTSPREKRTQDYITGRFG
- the phoU gene encoding phosphate signaling complex protein PhoU — protein: MAEHTVAAFDEDLGQISRLISDMGDLAGSMVGGATKALLNSDNALAQRVVSDDAIMDARQRELDDRAITLIAKRQPMADDLRHVVGSIRMAGDLERIGDLAKNIAKRVGTVGLSATPRDLSHSIDAMAQLVLIQVQGVIEEYAARDAAALAKLRADDERIDVKYTSVFRELLTYMMEDPRNITACTHLLFCAKNLERIGDHVTNIAENAYYVLTGTQLPANRPKQDETAMSAPAA
- the phoB gene encoding phosphate regulon transcriptional regulator PhoB gives rise to the protein MIAPRIMVVEDEEPLGVLLRYNLESEGYQVEVVPRGDEAEIRLQENVPDLLVLDWMVPAVSGIELCRRLRMRPETERLPIIMLTARGEESDRVRGLSTGADDYLVKPFSTPEFMARVKALLRRAKPEVLSSVLKVGDIVLDRESHRVYRKKSEIRLGPTEFRLLEFMMRHPGRVFSRSQLLDNVWGETIYIDERTVDVHVGRLRKAVNNGRMPDVIRTIRGAGYAIRED